A stretch of Corynebacterium timonense DNA encodes these proteins:
- a CDS encoding arabinosyltransferase domain-containing protein, producing the protein MTAPETAPHRTPDAAVKARTEASSSFAGLAAVSGILAFLCFVLTPLLPVNQVQSSLSWPQNGELNSVNAPLISLAPDELEITVPLSAVDALREGQSLIVGTLPEDSTEAFDRGMFITSPDGGIIVNSVNEVLFELTPQEVAELPEGADVVVRATSEGTSVTIPGTDYEEEGEEDLRPQVTGLYTELEGDAAALIDDGLNAQVQINSRFTSTPTTLKTAAMVLGAVSALIALFSLWRLDHLDGRRWRFFPRTWRTFTPLDAVVLAILGFWHVFGANTSDDGFLLTMARVSNESDYMANYYRWYGVPESPFGSPFYDILALLAKVSTASMWMRLPTLIAGILTWWILSREILPRLGEAIGQRRMAYWTAAFVFLAFWLPYNNGTRPEPIIALGLIATWAAFERAIAAQRLAPAAVGTVFAAFTLACGPTGLAAVGVFLISLPAVFRIMHRRRAYAPWVSYIAVFLGVGTSVMIAVFHDQTLAAVIEATAVRAEVGPALPWYSEPARYYTLFQESVDGSMTRRFPVFILVFCVALILWALARFGRVPGAARGPVQRLVAIVALSTFFFMFTPTKWTHHFGIYAGVGGAAAAVGAVVLSAVALRSARNRTLSIAAVLFIMAFTLGGWNAWWYVSSFGVPWWDRTVQLRGVEANTVMLAITLVVLAIGIVQSLRKDGALTPSERSRWAGVMSAPIAVISILMVAFSCLTFLKAFIDQAPAYSVGMGNVKTFGGNVCALGGDVLLETDTNDSFLTPVGGVPLGRSLEAGDNRGFHPEGVPAYIVSEADNVATSDPRTAADDSAAAAVAPADTTGTGAGTSSRTGTSTGTGSSTDAGRADAAAQPSDASAQEQSTTRTNTQGNRPADQPGINGSTVRLPFNLDYTRVPVLGTFSDEPSGAASLETAWYELPASREDAPLLVTSVAGRIAHHDINGIKQRGNELMLEYGSRSGDGTVEVLGEVEMLDQGPTPSWRNLRYPLADLPAEADVVRLVAEDSSLKKEDWLALTPLRVPTLAPLGEVLPADEPGLLDWAVAFQYPCQRTFNHFAGVTEIPEYRIMPDAPGKKQLSGFMDFLGGGALATAEAVNYSYEIPGYLNNDWQRDWGSVARYERRPNSVGEAPQVAQIDHEEIERSGWWSPGPMTIRDPNES; encoded by the coding sequence GTGACAGCACCTGAAACAGCTCCCCACCGGACACCGGACGCGGCCGTGAAGGCGCGCACGGAGGCGTCGTCAAGCTTCGCGGGCCTCGCCGCGGTCTCTGGCATCCTCGCCTTCCTCTGCTTCGTGCTCACACCCCTGCTGCCGGTCAACCAGGTCCAATCCTCGCTGAGTTGGCCGCAGAACGGCGAACTGAACTCGGTGAACGCCCCGCTGATCTCGCTCGCCCCCGACGAGCTCGAGATCACGGTGCCGCTCTCCGCGGTCGACGCGCTGCGCGAGGGCCAGAGCCTGATCGTGGGCACCCTGCCCGAGGACTCCACAGAGGCGTTCGACCGCGGCATGTTCATCACCTCGCCCGACGGCGGCATCATCGTCAACTCCGTCAACGAGGTCCTGTTCGAGCTCACCCCGCAGGAGGTCGCCGAGCTGCCCGAGGGCGCAGACGTCGTTGTCCGCGCCACCAGCGAGGGCACCTCCGTCACCATCCCCGGCACCGACTACGAGGAGGAGGGCGAGGAGGACCTGCGCCCCCAGGTCACCGGCCTCTACACCGAGCTCGAGGGCGACGCCGCCGCGCTTATCGACGACGGACTTAACGCCCAGGTACAGATCAACTCGCGGTTCACCTCCACGCCCACCACACTCAAGACGGCGGCGATGGTGCTCGGCGCGGTCTCCGCGCTCATCGCGCTGTTTAGCCTGTGGCGCCTCGACCACCTCGACGGGCGCCGCTGGCGCTTCTTCCCCCGCACCTGGCGCACCTTCACCCCCCTGGACGCCGTGGTGCTGGCCATCCTCGGCTTCTGGCACGTGTTCGGCGCGAACACCTCGGACGACGGCTTCCTGCTCACCATGGCGCGGGTGTCCAACGAGTCCGACTACATGGCCAACTACTACCGCTGGTACGGCGTGCCGGAGTCGCCCTTCGGCTCGCCGTTCTACGACATCCTCGCGCTCCTCGCGAAGGTGTCCACCGCGTCGATGTGGATGCGCCTGCCTACGCTCATCGCCGGCATCCTGACCTGGTGGATTCTCTCCCGCGAGATCCTGCCGCGCCTCGGCGAGGCCATCGGCCAGCGGCGCATGGCGTACTGGACCGCCGCCTTTGTGTTCCTCGCCTTTTGGCTGCCCTACAACAACGGCACGCGCCCCGAGCCGATCATCGCTCTCGGGCTCATCGCCACCTGGGCCGCCTTCGAACGCGCCATCGCCGCGCAGCGCCTCGCCCCGGCCGCGGTGGGCACCGTGTTCGCCGCGTTCACCCTGGCCTGCGGCCCGACGGGCCTGGCCGCGGTCGGCGTGTTCCTCATTTCCCTGCCTGCGGTGTTCCGTATCATGCACCGCCGCCGGGCCTACGCGCCGTGGGTGTCCTACATCGCGGTGTTCCTCGGCGTGGGCACCTCCGTGATGATCGCGGTGTTCCACGACCAGACCCTCGCTGCGGTCATCGAGGCCACCGCCGTGCGCGCCGAGGTCGGCCCGGCCCTGCCGTGGTACTCGGAGCCGGCGCGCTACTACACCCTCTTCCAGGAGTCAGTCGACGGCTCGATGACGCGCCGCTTCCCCGTGTTCATCCTGGTGTTCTGCGTCGCGCTGATCCTGTGGGCCCTGGCCCGCTTCGGGCGGGTGCCGGGCGCTGCACGCGGCCCGGTCCAGCGCCTCGTGGCCATCGTGGCGCTGAGCACCTTCTTCTTCATGTTCACGCCGACGAAGTGGACCCACCACTTCGGTATCTACGCCGGCGTCGGCGGCGCCGCGGCGGCCGTCGGCGCCGTGGTGCTCAGCGCGGTGGCGCTGCGCTCTGCGCGCAACCGCACGCTCTCCATCGCGGCCGTGCTGTTCATCATGGCCTTCACCCTCGGCGGGTGGAACGCGTGGTGGTACGTCTCCTCCTTCGGCGTGCCGTGGTGGGACCGCACGGTGCAGCTGCGCGGCGTCGAGGCAAACACGGTGATGCTGGCCATCACGCTTGTGGTACTCGCGATCGGGATCGTGCAATCGCTGCGCAAGGACGGCGCGCTCACCCCGAGCGAGCGCAGCCGCTGGGCGGGGGTCATGTCGGCCCCCATCGCCGTGATCTCCATACTCATGGTGGCGTTTTCGTGCCTGACCTTCCTCAAGGCCTTCATCGACCAGGCTCCCGCCTACTCCGTGGGCATGGGCAACGTGAAGACCTTCGGCGGCAACGTTTGCGCCCTCGGCGGCGACGTGCTGCTGGAGACGGATACGAACGACTCCTTCCTCACCCCCGTCGGGGGCGTGCCTCTGGGGCGCTCGCTCGAGGCGGGCGACAACCGCGGCTTCCACCCGGAGGGCGTGCCCGCCTACATCGTTTCCGAGGCGGATAACGTGGCCACCTCCGACCCCCGCACCGCCGCGGACGACAGCGCCGCGGCGGCTGTGGCTCCCGCCGACACCACCGGTACCGGCGCCGGCACGAGTTCCAGAACTGGCACCTCGACCGGCACCGGCAGCAGCACTGACGCCGGGCGGGCCGACGCCGCCGCCCAGCCCTCGGATGCCTCCGCGCAGGAGCAGTCCACCACCCGTACGAACACCCAGGGCAACCGCCCGGCGGACCAGCCGGGCATCAACGGCTCGACGGTGCGCCTCCCGTTCAACCTCGACTACACCCGCGTCCCGGTGCTGGGCACCTTCTCCGACGAGCCATCGGGCGCCGCCTCCCTCGAGACCGCCTGGTACGAGCTGCCGGCCTCGCGCGAGGACGCCCCGCTGCTCGTCACCTCCGTCGCCGGGCGCATCGCCCACCACGACATCAACGGCATTAAGCAGCGCGGCAACGAGCTCATGCTGGAGTACGGCTCCCGCTCCGGCGACGGCACCGTCGAGGTCCTCGGCGAGGTGGAGATGCTCGACCAGGGCCCGACGCCGTCGTGGCGCAACCTGCGCTACCCGCTGGCGGACCTGCCCGCGGAGGCCGACGTTGTGCGCCTCGTCGCGGAGGATTCCTCGCTGAAGAAGGAGGACTGGCTGGCGTTGACGCCGCTGCGCGTGCCCACGCTTGCCCCGCTCGGCGAGGTGCTCCCCGCCGACGAACCGGGTCTGCTGGACTGGGCCGTGGCCTTCCAGTATCCCTGCCAGCGCACGTTCAACCACTTCGCGGGCGTGACCGAGATCCCCGAGTACCGCATCATGCCGGACGCCCCCGGCAAGAAGCAGCTCTCCGGGTTCATGGACTTCCTCGGCGGCGGCGCCCTGGCCACCGCCGAGGCCGTGAACTACTCCTACGAGATCCCGGGCTACCTCAATAACGACTGGCAGCGTGACTGGGGCTCGGTGGCCAGGTACGAGCGGCGCCCGAACTCCGTCGGCGAGGCCCCCCAGGTGGCGCAGATTGACCACGAGGAGATCGAACGCTCCGGCTGGTGGAGCCCCGGCCCGATGACGATTCGCGACCCGAACGAGTCGTAG
- a CDS encoding M13 family metallopeptidase, with the protein MKDLFEFVNGRWVDAHTIPADRGIDGAFYELRDKAEEDVHALLGEGVGRGGDLFVSFMDTDAVNGAGMEPLEADLDRLSATDIEDFVSNLGALEREGVGGPLSYWVEKDSQGDNSVAYLVQSGLGLPDEAYYRSPEHAETLEKYGRHVEKMLGFLDPSYLFGLSPEVAAKRIVTLESQVAHSHWDVVAARDAIGTYNPVDFEELPAIIQTLLRASGLTGGRVINMMPSFTEELAGMLRPEALADWQLWGAWHILRSRAGVLPEEVGAANFEFYGTVLSGATEQRDRWKRGVGLAESLVGEEIGQGYVDKHFPPASKEHMLELVDYLVRAYRERISTLEWMGAQTRERALQKLEKFRAKIGYPDRWRDYSGLEFSPNGADLLDNVRRGAAFEHAYQLDKIGRPADRDEWVTTPQTVNAFYNPVVNDITFPAAILQPPFFDPEADAAENFGGIGAVIGHEIGHGFDDQGSRYDGDGNLNSWWTDEDRERFDQLTSTLVKQYDGLIPAVLEGREGVSGVNGKFTLGENIGDLGGLGIAVVAYQLYLKDKELTDGSSLPFGDLDGEYTGFQRLFLSWARVWRSKVRPEMAAQLLAIDPHSPNEFRCNVIAANIPKFYSAFDVAEGSRVWIAPEDRVTIW; encoded by the coding sequence ATGAAAGACCTGTTTGAGTTTGTCAACGGCCGCTGGGTCGATGCCCACACTATTCCCGCCGACCGCGGCATTGACGGCGCGTTCTACGAGCTGCGCGACAAGGCGGAGGAGGACGTCCACGCCCTGCTGGGCGAGGGCGTCGGCCGCGGCGGCGACCTCTTCGTGTCCTTCATGGACACCGACGCGGTCAACGGCGCAGGGATGGAGCCGCTCGAGGCGGACCTGGACCGCCTGTCCGCCACGGACATCGAGGACTTCGTGTCCAACCTCGGCGCCCTCGAGCGTGAGGGCGTGGGCGGGCCGCTGAGCTACTGGGTGGAAAAGGACTCCCAGGGCGACAACAGTGTGGCCTACCTGGTCCAGAGCGGGCTCGGGCTTCCCGACGAAGCCTACTACCGCTCCCCCGAGCACGCCGAGACGCTGGAGAAGTACGGCCGCCACGTGGAGAAGATGCTCGGGTTCCTCGACCCGTCGTACCTGTTCGGCCTGAGCCCAGAGGTGGCGGCCAAGCGCATTGTCACGCTCGAGTCGCAGGTGGCGCACAGCCACTGGGACGTCGTCGCGGCCCGCGACGCGATCGGCACGTACAACCCGGTGGACTTTGAGGAGTTGCCGGCGATCATCCAGACGCTCTTGCGCGCCTCCGGGTTGACGGGGGGCCGGGTGATCAACATGATGCCCTCGTTCACCGAGGAGCTGGCGGGCATGCTGCGCCCCGAAGCCCTGGCGGACTGGCAGCTGTGGGGCGCGTGGCACATCCTGCGCTCGCGCGCCGGCGTCCTGCCGGAAGAGGTGGGCGCGGCGAACTTCGAGTTCTACGGCACGGTGCTCTCCGGCGCGACGGAGCAGCGCGACCGCTGGAAGCGGGGCGTGGGGCTGGCCGAGTCGCTGGTGGGCGAGGAGATTGGCCAGGGGTACGTCGATAAGCACTTCCCCCCTGCCTCGAAGGAGCACATGCTTGAGCTCGTCGACTACCTGGTGCGGGCCTACCGCGAGCGCATTTCCACGCTCGAGTGGATGGGCGCGCAGACGCGCGAGCGGGCGCTGCAGAAGCTGGAGAAGTTCCGCGCCAAGATCGGCTACCCGGACCGGTGGCGCGACTACTCCGGCCTGGAGTTTTCGCCGAACGGCGCGGACCTGCTGGACAACGTGCGCCGCGGCGCCGCGTTCGAGCACGCCTATCAGCTGGACAAGATCGGCCGGCCCGCCGACCGCGACGAGTGGGTGACCACCCCGCAGACGGTCAACGCCTTCTACAACCCGGTGGTCAACGACATCACCTTCCCCGCCGCGATCCTGCAGCCGCCGTTCTTCGACCCGGAGGCGGACGCCGCCGAGAACTTCGGCGGCATCGGCGCCGTCATCGGCCACGAGATCGGCCACGGCTTCGACGACCAGGGATCGCGCTACGACGGCGACGGAAACCTCAACTCCTGGTGGACCGACGAGGACCGCGAGCGCTTCGACCAGCTGACCTCCACGCTGGTCAAACAGTACGACGGCCTCATTCCCGCCGTGCTCGAGGGACGCGAGGGCGTCAGCGGCGTCAACGGCAAGTTCACCCTCGGCGAGAATATCGGCGATTTGGGTGGGCTCGGCATTGCGGTCGTGGCGTACCAGCTATACCTGAAGGACAAGGAGCTCACGGACGGCTCCTCCCTGCCCTTCGGCGATCTCGACGGCGAGTACACCGGCTTCCAGCGCCTCTTCCTGTCCTGGGCGCGCGTGTGGCGCTCCAAGGTGCGCCCGGAGATGGCGGCCCAGCTGCTCGCCATCGACCCGCACTCGCCCAACGAGTTCCGGTGCAACGTCATCGCCGCGAACATCCCCAAGTTCTACAGCGCCTTCGACGTCGCGGAGGGCTCGCGCGTGTGGATCGCCCCCGAGGACAGGGTGACCATCTGGTGA
- a CDS encoding VOC family protein codes for MPAFEAVDGMPYWLDLATDEPMKAAYFYSKLLDWEVSDGPYRVARSQGLPVAGFIEQEGQFPNTWVTYFLTRDPDSDRATVEKLGGTVLASTEASLGEMTLCTDPSGAVFGLIRPAGEDQFVAAGEPGTPVWHEYVGTAKAKECIDFYGELFDWEIRYADGYYTAMRDGAAFLGMRDLSEVERFRENEGYWDVFFGVSDVSAAAAGVTTLGGDVIAGPGDSSFGPIVFAADATSAGVVLCEVEEPTFEEISEADSVFGL; via the coding sequence ATGCCCGCATTCGAAGCCGTGGACGGCATGCCCTACTGGCTGGATTTGGCCACCGACGAGCCGATGAAGGCCGCCTATTTTTACTCCAAGCTGCTCGACTGGGAGGTTTCCGACGGCCCCTACCGGGTCGCCCGCAGCCAGGGACTGCCCGTCGCCGGATTCATCGAACAAGAGGGACAGTTCCCGAACACCTGGGTGACCTACTTCCTCACCCGCGACCCAGACAGCGACCGCGCCACTGTGGAAAAGCTCGGCGGCACCGTGCTGGCCAGCACAGAGGCGTCACTCGGCGAGATGACGCTGTGCACCGACCCGTCCGGCGCGGTGTTCGGCCTGATCCGTCCTGCGGGCGAGGACCAGTTCGTCGCCGCCGGCGAGCCCGGGACGCCGGTGTGGCACGAGTACGTCGGCACCGCCAAGGCAAAGGAGTGCATCGACTTCTACGGTGAGCTGTTCGACTGGGAGATCCGCTACGCCGACGGCTACTACACCGCGATGCGCGACGGCGCCGCTTTCCTCGGCATGCGCGACCTGTCCGAGGTCGAACGCTTCCGAGAGAACGAGGGGTACTGGGACGTCTTCTTCGGCGTGTCCGATGTGAGTGCAGCCGCGGCTGGGGTGACGACCCTCGGCGGCGACGTCATCGCCGGCCCAGGCGACAGTTCCTTCGGCCCGATCGTGTTCGCCGCCGACGCGACCAGCGCGGGTGTTGTCCTCTGCGAGGTCGAGGAACCCACATTCGAGGAGATCAGCGAGGCCGACTCCGTGTTCGGCCTCTAG
- a CDS encoding RNA-binding S4 domain-containing protein, translating into MDVAISGESIKLGQFLKLATLAETGGHAKELIASGEVAVNGEVVTSRGLLLHDADTVTVAGITATVVADSEGDDYFDERTANDDFDPEKWRNL; encoded by the coding sequence ATGGACGTTGCCATCAGCGGAGAGTCGATCAAGCTCGGCCAATTCCTCAAACTCGCCACCCTCGCCGAGACCGGCGGCCACGCCAAGGAGCTCATCGCCTCCGGCGAGGTGGCGGTCAACGGCGAGGTTGTCACATCCAGGGGCTTGTTGCTTCACGACGCCGACACGGTCACCGTCGCCGGCATCACCGCCACCGTGGTGGCCGACTCGGAGGGCGACGACTACTTCGACGAGCGCACCGCGAACGACGACTTCGACCCGGAAAAGTGGAGGAACCTGTAA
- a CDS encoding sugar O-acetyltransferase — translation MYPVGRWYLPTNHPTANEQHQATWSILREFNALSNTDPARSRELLRHLFPRSEFLPEAWAPLHLELGVNTRFGEGCFINFNCTILDVAPVDIGARTLFGPGCQLITVGHPVDDHAARAEGWEIAHPIAIGDDCWFGAGAMVMPGVTVGDRCVVAAGAVVTRDLPAGSLAAGVPASVKRQL, via the coding sequence ATGTATCCCGTTGGACGCTGGTACCTGCCGACGAACCACCCGACGGCCAACGAACAGCATCAAGCCACGTGGTCGATCCTGCGCGAGTTCAACGCGCTGTCCAACACGGACCCGGCGCGCTCCCGCGAGCTGCTGAGGCATCTGTTTCCCCGCAGCGAGTTCCTGCCAGAGGCGTGGGCGCCGCTGCACCTAGAGCTCGGGGTGAACACACGCTTTGGCGAGGGCTGCTTTATCAACTTCAATTGCACCATCCTCGACGTCGCGCCGGTGGACATCGGTGCGCGTACGTTGTTTGGCCCTGGCTGCCAGCTCATTACCGTCGGTCACCCCGTCGACGACCACGCCGCGCGCGCCGAAGGGTGGGAGATCGCCCACCCCATCGCCATCGGCGACGACTGCTGGTTCGGCGCGGGCGCCATGGTCATGCCGGGGGTGACGGTGGGTGATCGCTGCGTTGTTGCGGCCGGGGCGGTGGTCACGCGCGACCTGCCGGCCGGCTCGCTCGCGGCGGGAGTGCCCGCCTCGGTCAAGCGTCAGCTTTAG
- a CDS encoding SDR family oxidoreductase has translation MSKIAVVTGGSAGIGEAAARALAGDGWTVYVAARRLERCEAIAREINGVAVELDVTDQRSVDTLAAKLDRVDLLVNNAGGAKNLDYLRDAREEDWEWMYRTNVFGTVRVTKALYPQLKAARGLVINIGSVAGTDAYKGGAGYNAAKYGLRGLTRALRREEADNLIRVTEIDPGRVKTDFSLNRFGGDEARANGVYEGKLNLTAEDIAESIRWVASLPAHVNIDTLSIMPTDQAER, from the coding sequence ATGAGCAAGATTGCGGTAGTGACAGGCGGCTCGGCCGGCATCGGGGAGGCGGCGGCCCGCGCGCTGGCGGGGGACGGGTGGACGGTCTACGTGGCGGCGCGGCGTCTCGAGCGCTGCGAGGCCATCGCCCGCGAGATCAACGGTGTTGCCGTTGAGCTGGATGTGACGGACCAACGGAGCGTCGATACGCTTGCGGCGAAGCTGGACCGCGTAGACCTGCTGGTCAACAACGCGGGCGGCGCGAAAAACCTCGATTACCTGCGCGACGCGCGCGAAGAGGATTGGGAGTGGATGTACCGCACCAATGTCTTCGGCACCGTGCGCGTGACCAAGGCGCTGTACCCCCAGCTCAAGGCGGCGCGCGGGCTGGTGATCAACATCGGGTCGGTGGCGGGCACCGACGCGTACAAGGGCGGCGCCGGCTACAACGCAGCGAAGTACGGGCTGCGCGGCCTCACGCGCGCGCTGCGCCGCGAGGAGGCGGACAACCTGATCCGCGTCACGGAGATCGACCCAGGCCGCGTCAAAACCGACTTTTCGCTCAACCGCTTCGGCGGCGACGAAGCCCGCGCCAACGGGGTCTACGAGGGCAAACTCAACCTCACCGCCGAGGACATCGCCGAGTCGATCCGGTGGGTGGCCAGCCTGCCGGCGCACGTCAACATCGACACCCTGAGCATCATGCCGACCGATCAGGCGGAACGCTAA
- a CDS encoding alpha-ketoglutarate-dependent dioxygenase AlkB, which produces MLFDATDLPRPPTRIAEGVVHLPAFLSPDTQADLVRQARAIARGVAGTPVAMRRPQVGQHHMKAYLMSLGWFWATNPYRLVQEVDGHAVPPVPENYQVMADAIIARAQELDAQINQMAVETALVNFYPPGAGMGEHVDAQEEADNPVVSLSIGEETTFRIEGHKVVLMSGDALVFGGPARRARHGVTPPRPGTGPEHTGLKEGRINITMRQVHPA; this is translated from the coding sequence ATGCTTTTCGACGCCACAGACCTGCCCCGGCCGCCCACCCGCATCGCCGAAGGGGTGGTGCACCTGCCCGCGTTTTTGTCCCCCGACACCCAGGCGGACCTGGTGAGACAGGCTCGCGCCATCGCCCGCGGCGTCGCGGGCACCCCGGTGGCGATGCGCCGCCCACAGGTGGGCCAGCACCACATGAAGGCCTACCTGATGTCATTAGGGTGGTTCTGGGCCACGAACCCGTACCGGTTGGTGCAGGAGGTTGACGGCCACGCGGTCCCGCCGGTGCCGGAGAACTACCAGGTCATGGCGGACGCCATTATTGCGCGCGCGCAGGAGCTGGACGCGCAGATTAATCAGATGGCGGTCGAGACCGCCCTGGTGAACTTCTACCCGCCGGGAGCGGGCATGGGCGAGCATGTCGACGCTCAGGAGGAGGCGGACAACCCGGTGGTCAGCCTCTCTATTGGAGAGGAGACTACCTTTCGCATCGAGGGACACAAGGTGGTGCTCATGTCTGGTGACGCCCTTGTGTTCGGCGGGCCAGCCAGGCGCGCGCGCCACGGGGTGACCCCTCCGCGGCCGGGCACGGGGCCGGAGCACACGGGCCTGAAAGAGGGGCGGATCAACATCACGATGCGCCAGGTCCACCCCGCGTAG
- the thpR gene encoding RNA 2',3'-cyclic phosphodiesterase, with protein MRRLFAAIMLPDAAREHLVTALRPLRGRELRWTDPDNWHLTLGFYGDQPNDAGRVTDALAQATAFRRPLALHLQGAGSFSSRTLWVGVGGETQQLRDLMADCLLGPAERHCQRAHLTVARGRDGWLIADHAHALSVYRGPDFTADEVALVESHLGEGRGGGSRYEVVDRFYLR; from the coding sequence ATGAGAAGGTTGTTCGCGGCGATCATGCTTCCCGACGCCGCGCGGGAGCACCTGGTCACGGCCCTGCGGCCCCTGCGCGGCCGCGAGCTGCGCTGGACGGACCCCGACAACTGGCACCTCACCCTGGGGTTCTACGGCGACCAGCCGAACGACGCCGGCCGCGTCACCGACGCCCTGGCGCAGGCGACCGCATTCCGGCGCCCGCTCGCGCTGCACCTGCAGGGGGCAGGTAGTTTCAGCTCCCGCACCCTGTGGGTCGGCGTCGGCGGGGAGACGCAGCAGCTTCGTGATCTGATGGCGGACTGCCTGCTCGGCCCGGCCGAGCGTCACTGCCAGCGCGCCCACCTCACCGTCGCCCGGGGCCGCGACGGCTGGCTCATCGCGGACCACGCCCACGCCCTGAGCGTCTACCGCGGCCCGGATTTCACGGCGGACGAGGTCGCACTCGTGGAGTCTCACCTGGGCGAGGGGCGCGGTGGCGGGTCGCGCTACGAGGTGGTGGACAGGTTTTACCTGCGTTAA